The Terracoccus luteus genome includes a region encoding these proteins:
- a CDS encoding lysylphosphatidylglycerol synthase transmembrane domain-containing protein, translating into MTVAVVVLAAVVYAIARNWADVSGYLGQVSWPVLLASTLAAAVGTWLTGLGWKVLLRELGSDLHVAPASGVYFVGQLGKYLPGSLWSVLVQADMAARLGVPRRRTAVAGLLALGFALLTGGLVGLPAAALLLREHWGGSPWWVLLAVPVALVLLVPRVLNRAIALGLRTLRREPLEHELSPRAVLVPVVVFLGVWACFGVHTLLLARAVAGDAPHPDLTVAALTGYALSVSVGMLTIILPAGLGAREGLMTLALATAVPAPAAAAVAILSRFIVTVVDVLAAALGWAYARSHHLVDDARPAADPEVEAEPEAGSDDPADVSGARGRRRG; encoded by the coding sequence GTGACGGTCGCGGTCGTCGTGCTCGCCGCCGTCGTCTACGCCATCGCCCGCAACTGGGCCGACGTCTCCGGCTACCTCGGGCAGGTCTCGTGGCCCGTGCTGCTCGCCTCGACGCTCGCCGCCGCGGTCGGCACGTGGCTGACCGGGCTGGGGTGGAAGGTGCTCCTGCGCGAGCTCGGCTCCGACCTGCACGTCGCGCCCGCGAGCGGGGTCTACTTCGTCGGCCAGCTCGGAAAGTACCTGCCCGGCTCGCTCTGGTCGGTGCTCGTGCAGGCCGACATGGCCGCCCGCCTCGGCGTGCCGCGCCGGCGCACCGCCGTCGCCGGCCTGCTCGCCCTCGGCTTCGCCCTGCTCACCGGCGGCCTCGTCGGCCTGCCGGCGGCGGCGCTGCTGCTGCGCGAGCACTGGGGCGGGTCCCCGTGGTGGGTGCTGCTCGCCGTTCCGGTGGCGCTCGTGCTGCTCGTCCCGCGGGTGCTGAACCGCGCCATCGCCCTCGGGCTCAGGACGCTGCGTCGTGAGCCGCTCGAGCACGAGCTGTCGCCCCGCGCCGTGCTCGTTCCCGTCGTCGTCTTCCTCGGGGTGTGGGCCTGCTTCGGCGTGCACACCCTGCTGCTGGCCCGCGCCGTCGCGGGCGACGCCCCGCACCCCGACCTCACGGTCGCGGCCCTCACCGGCTACGCCCTGTCGGTGTCGGTCGGGATGCTGACGATCATCCTGCCCGCCGGGCTCGGCGCGCGCGAGGGACTCATGACGCTGGCCCTCGCCACGGCGGTGCCGGCACCGGCCGCGGCGGCCGTCGCCATCCTCAGCCGCTTCATCGTCACGGTCGTCGACGTCCTCGCCGCCGCCCTCGGGTGGGCCTACGCCCGCTCGCACCACCTCGTCGACGATGCGCGACCGGCCGCCGACCCCGAGGTCGAAGCCGAGCCCGAAGCCGGGTCGGACGACCCAGCCGACGTCAGCGGCGCTCGAGGACGAAGACGGGGATGA
- a CDS encoding glycosyl transferase, which translates to MTHARTLPPIPAGPPTGEAALHVAVIGPAHPAPGRLAAHTTLLAHHLADAGHDVTLVSWASLLPGRAERGERTGGSGAPGPIGTGTGSAVAPFPRTIRALGRARPDSWLRVGRRLRDVDAVVVVATSPSLAPAHLALLRAAGALPPTGATTPAGADRRPRSVLVCGEVLPHETRPGDAALVGSLLRRVDSVVVHTPDEARVATGLGAARVATVELPPEPVDGPHGPDDPDGSGAGSTRLLCVGPERAGLDRLLAAVARVPEVTLTVLPAGPASSDPVSDDGTASAVASAVAADPRLQGRVEVRDVVVSARQHDELAVLLGGHDVLALTAGSVTAAQGVALAHAHGLPVLAPDAPPFSNRVTDGVDGLLVADGGPDPVAPLAAALRRLRDPELRRRFADDARTPDLPAAWATYLGLIESLSVDVGALTTGRADHVAAPDPDRSTDPDDSNDPFEAEDDDGSDDRAGGPRSVLDATAHTVSEVASGLARRSSALQRTGPGRAVGRLAARGAGRGRAVRRRLESRRAVVALQARDLPDEVLVTDVLGDPEQADEARRLARSLGLPRTRDGVAAWAALGTLAAILRIRDDGRRQAVVVDETGPRSVLSRWSRAVGFAPVEIDFTGLRPSVAALDVDTGSLDVIARVHPRGCDADDIDHVLEQASWALRVGGLLVVTVPIGPPSADGALGPSDVRGILARAHDVGFVLVGDLDGDVNARMREAAARARSGDAAYGLVRLALRRR; encoded by the coding sequence ATGACGCACGCGAGGACCCTGCCGCCGATCCCGGCCGGCCCGCCCACCGGTGAGGCCGCCCTGCACGTCGCGGTGATCGGGCCCGCGCACCCGGCCCCGGGGCGCCTCGCCGCCCACACGACGCTGCTCGCGCACCACCTCGCGGATGCCGGTCACGACGTCACGCTCGTGTCGTGGGCCTCGCTGCTGCCCGGTCGGGCGGAGCGGGGCGAGCGGACCGGGGGGAGCGGTGCGCCCGGTCCCATCGGGACGGGGACGGGCTCCGCCGTGGCGCCGTTCCCCCGCACCATCCGGGCGCTGGGCCGGGCCCGGCCCGACTCGTGGCTGCGGGTCGGTCGGCGGCTGCGTGACGTCGACGCGGTCGTCGTCGTGGCCACGAGCCCGTCGCTCGCCCCGGCCCACCTCGCCCTGCTGCGCGCGGCCGGGGCCCTGCCCCCGACCGGTGCCACGACGCCGGCGGGCGCCGACCGGCGACCGCGATCGGTGCTCGTGTGCGGGGAGGTCCTGCCCCACGAGACCCGCCCCGGTGACGCCGCTCTCGTCGGGTCGCTGCTGCGCCGCGTCGACTCGGTCGTCGTGCACACTCCCGACGAGGCGCGGGTCGCGACCGGCCTCGGCGCGGCGCGGGTCGCGACCGTCGAGCTGCCGCCGGAGCCGGTCGACGGCCCACACGGGCCCGACGACCCCGACGGCTCCGGCGCCGGCTCGACGCGCCTGCTCTGCGTCGGCCCCGAGCGAGCCGGGCTCGACCGGCTGCTCGCGGCGGTCGCGCGGGTGCCCGAGGTCACGCTCACCGTGCTCCCGGCCGGGCCGGCATCCAGCGACCCCGTGTCCGACGACGGGACCGCCTCCGCCGTGGCCTCGGCGGTCGCCGCCGACCCGCGGCTGCAGGGTCGGGTCGAGGTCCGTGACGTCGTGGTGTCCGCCAGGCAGCACGACGAGCTCGCCGTCCTGCTGGGCGGTCATGACGTCCTAGCACTGACCGCCGGGTCCGTGACGGCGGCGCAAGGCGTCGCCCTCGCCCACGCCCACGGGCTGCCGGTGCTGGCGCCCGACGCCCCGCCGTTCTCGAACCGGGTGACCGACGGGGTCGACGGACTCCTCGTCGCCGACGGCGGACCCGATCCCGTCGCGCCCCTCGCGGCCGCGCTGCGCCGCCTCCGCGACCCCGAGCTGCGCCGCCGCTTCGCCGACGACGCCCGCACGCCCGACCTGCCGGCCGCCTGGGCCACCTACCTCGGGCTCATCGAGTCGCTGTCGGTCGACGTCGGGGCGCTGACGACGGGTCGCGCCGACCACGTCGCCGCGCCCGACCCGGACCGCTCGACCGACCCGGACGACTCGAACGACCCGTTCGAGGCGGAGGACGACGACGGGTCCGACGACCGCGCGGGCGGGCCGCGGTCGGTCCTCGACGCGACCGCCCACACCGTGTCGGAGGTGGCCTCCGGCCTGGCCCGCCGGTCGAGCGCCCTGCAGCGCACCGGGCCCGGCCGCGCCGTCGGGCGACTCGCCGCCCGGGGGGCGGGTCGCGGTCGCGCGGTCCGTCGCCGGCTCGAGTCGCGTCGCGCGGTCGTGGCGCTGCAGGCGCGTGACCTGCCCGACGAGGTGCTCGTCACCGACGTCCTCGGTGACCCCGAACAGGCCGACGAGGCGCGCCGGCTGGCCCGGTCGCTCGGCCTGCCCCGCACGCGCGACGGGGTGGCCGCCTGGGCGGCCCTGGGCACGCTCGCCGCCATCCTCCGGATCCGCGACGACGGCCGCCGGCAGGCCGTGGTCGTCGACGAGACGGGCCCGCGGTCGGTGCTGTCGCGGTGGAGCCGGGCCGTCGGGTTCGCCCCGGTCGAGATCGACTTCACCGGCCTGCGCCCGAGCGTCGCCGCCCTCGACGTGGACACCGGCTCGCTCGACGTCATCGCCCGGGTGCACCCGCGCGGGTGCGACGCCGACGACATCGACCACGTCCTCGAGCAGGCGTCCTGGGCGCTGCGCGTCGGCGGGTTGCTCGTCGTCACCGTGCCGATCGGGCCACCGTCGGCCGACGGGGCCCTCGGCCCGTCGGACGTGCGCGGCATCCTCGCCCGGGCGCACGACGTCGGCTTCGTGCTCGTCGGCGACCTCGACGGCGACGTCAACGCCCGGATGCGTGAGGCCGCCGCCCGCGCCCGCTCGGGGGACGCCGCCTACGGGCTCGTGCGACTCGCGCTGAGGCGTCGGTGA
- a CDS encoding LysM peptidoglycan-binding domain-containing protein: protein MAACLALLRVTSTLALSSWPTGASSAPAGADDVLLGVMAWAATALSAWLALGVLLGLLAALPGRCGRLAAAVAARVTPAALRRVTALLVGASVGTLALPVGAAHGSLARATTASAPADPAKAGPGWSVSPPPAIEGPTPLSPALRPTPTATTRPQPADGPGWRPTRPVRTAAPAPTLLTPTPRPSRALLEAVTVRRGDCLWSVVSRHLGPGASDAETAREVGRWYAANRRVIGDDPDLVLAGQQLVPPQPAGDRP from the coding sequence GTGGCCGCCTGCCTCGCCCTGCTTCGTGTCACCTCGACCCTGGCGCTCTCGTCGTGGCCGACCGGCGCGAGCAGCGCCCCGGCCGGCGCCGACGACGTCCTGCTCGGCGTCATGGCGTGGGCCGCGACCGCCCTCAGCGCCTGGCTCGCCCTCGGTGTCCTGCTCGGCCTCCTCGCCGCCCTGCCGGGTCGGTGCGGACGCCTCGCGGCGGCCGTGGCCGCTCGCGTCACCCCCGCAGCGCTACGGCGGGTGACGGCGCTGCTGGTCGGCGCCTCGGTCGGCACCCTCGCCCTGCCGGTCGGCGCCGCCCACGGCTCGCTGGCCCGGGCCACGACCGCGAGCGCGCCGGCTGACCCGGCCAAGGCCGGGCCCGGGTGGTCGGTCAGCCCACCCCCGGCCATCGAGGGACCCACGCCCCTCTCGCCCGCCCTGCGCCCGACCCCCACCGCGACCACGCGACCCCAGCCGGCCGACGGCCCGGGGTGGCGCCCGACGCGTCCCGTCCGCACGGCGGCCCCCGCCCCGACGCTGCTCACCCCGACGCCCCGGCCCTCCCGGGCGCTGCTCGAGGCCGTGACCGTGCGACGCGGCGACTGCCTGTGGTCGGTCGTGTCACGTCACCTCGGACCCGGCGCCAGCGACGCCGAGACGGCCCGTGAGGTGGGGCGGTGGTACGCCGCGAACCGCAGGGTCATCGGCGACGACCCCGACCTCGTGCTCGCCGGCCAGCAGCTCGTCCCCCCGCAGCCGGCAGGAGACCGACCATGA
- a CDS encoding Rv3235 family protein, which produces MTPQHAPAPAPAQLDPPAAVTPSFVVRRIPDTAPRVISADEAWATGSSCCAAHAAGERGTEVYAQGALALDFSRDCDEDDFGPQPTRSSLLPQPEPFVATLAQAVMEVLSGQRPASQLVRHLSPTVHAMVARRALVATRRAAPGARRAAMVRRVRVCEPADGVVEACAVVVSHGRVGALALRLEGRDGRWVATALTVG; this is translated from the coding sequence ATGACCCCGCAGCACGCCCCCGCCCCCGCCCCCGCACAGCTCGACCCGCCGGCCGCGGTGACCCCGAGCTTCGTCGTGCGCCGCATCCCCGACACCGCGCCGCGCGTCATCAGCGCCGACGAGGCCTGGGCCACCGGGTCGTCGTGCTGCGCCGCCCACGCCGCCGGCGAGCGGGGCACCGAGGTCTACGCGCAGGGCGCCCTGGCCCTCGACTTCTCCCGCGACTGCGACGAGGACGACTTCGGCCCGCAGCCGACCCGCTCGAGCCTCCTGCCGCAGCCGGAACCGTTCGTCGCCACCCTGGCCCAGGCGGTCATGGAGGTGCTCTCGGGGCAGCGGCCCGCGAGCCAGCTCGTGCGCCACCTCTCCCCCACGGTGCACGCCATGGTCGCCCGTCGGGCGCTCGTCGCCACCCGCCGCGCCGCCCCCGGTGCGCGGCGGGCGGCCATGGTGCGCCGGGTGCGGGTGTGCGAGCCGGCCGACGGCGTCGTCGAGGCCTGTGCCGTCGTGGTGTCGCACGGCCGGGTCGGCGCGCTCGCCCTGCGTCTCGAGGGCCGCGACGGCCGCTGGGTGGCGACCGCCCTCACCGTCGGCTGA
- the secA gene encoding preprotein translocase subunit SecA produces the protein MAVIEKLLRAGEGRTLKRLHAIANQVNALEADFEKLTDDELREETPNFRKRLADGESLDALLPEAFAAVREASKRTIGKRHFDVQVMGGAALHQGNVAEMKTGEGKTLVATLPSYLNALSGKGVHVITVNDFLAEYQSELMGRVHRALGMETGCILSSMTPEQRRAEYAKDITYGTNNEFGFDYLRDNMAWEPSELVQRGHNFCIVDEVDSILIDEARTPLIISGPADLATKWYVEFARIVARLHRGEDGRGDYEVDEKKRTVGVLESGIARVEDLLGIDNLYDTVNTPLIGYLNNAIKAKELFKKDKDYVVINGEILIVDEHTGRMLPGRRYNEGMHQAIEAKEGVEIKNENQTLATITLQNYFRMYDKLSGMTGTAQTEAAELNSIYKLGVIPIPTNRPMVRIDQRDLIYRTEEAKYDAVVADIAERYEAGQPVLIGTVSVEKSEYLSQQLKRRNIKHEVLNAKQHEREAAIVAEAGRKGAVTVATNMAGRGTDIMLGGNSEFRAVAELKRRGLDPEQTPEEYEAAWDEALESAEREVETEHEVVTDLGGLYVLGTERHESRRIDNQLRGRSGRQGDPGESRFYLSLQDDLMRLFNSGLVDRFMQSAGMEDDVPIESKMVTSSIQKAQGAVEARNYEIRKNVLKYDDVMNRQRQVIYDERRAVLEGRDLHEQLRMFVNDVVGGYVDSATAEGFAADWDLDKLWDALRQVYPVSLTVDEIDELAGGRQSVTSELLREQLMSDAHHAYDQREEALGEKTMREVERRVVLSVLDRKWREHLYEMDYLQEGIGLRAMAQRDPLIEYQREGYQLFEAMMEAIKEESVSHLFSVEVQVTAPTPAPGEVAPMSVSDMMSGLSGGSAASADRTGAAAYPQGEGAVAVATDERDGAAEVMVSGVDLTTSSDRPTGLRYSAPGEDGEAVQTGDAKTFERKADRRGKKVKRKRG, from the coding sequence ATGGCCGTCATCGAGAAGCTGCTTCGAGCCGGCGAGGGCCGGACCCTGAAGAGGCTCCACGCAATCGCCAACCAGGTGAACGCTCTCGAAGCAGACTTCGAGAAGCTCACCGACGACGAGCTGCGTGAGGAGACGCCCAACTTCCGCAAGCGTCTGGCCGACGGCGAGAGCCTCGACGCGCTGCTGCCGGAGGCCTTCGCCGCCGTCCGCGAGGCGAGCAAGCGCACGATCGGCAAGCGCCACTTCGACGTGCAGGTCATGGGCGGCGCCGCGCTGCACCAGGGCAACGTCGCCGAGATGAAGACCGGTGAGGGCAAGACCCTCGTCGCCACGCTGCCGAGCTACCTCAACGCCCTGTCGGGCAAGGGCGTGCACGTCATCACGGTCAACGACTTCCTCGCCGAGTACCAGAGCGAGCTCATGGGCCGCGTGCACCGCGCCCTCGGCATGGAGACCGGCTGCATCCTCTCGTCGATGACGCCCGAGCAGCGGCGCGCCGAGTACGCCAAGGACATCACGTACGGCACGAACAACGAGTTCGGCTTCGACTACCTGCGCGACAACATGGCCTGGGAGCCGTCCGAGCTCGTCCAGCGCGGCCACAACTTCTGCATCGTCGACGAGGTCGACTCGATCCTCATCGACGAGGCGCGCACGCCGCTCATCATCTCCGGCCCGGCCGACCTCGCCACGAAGTGGTACGTCGAGTTCGCCCGCATCGTCGCCCGGCTGCACCGGGGTGAGGACGGCCGGGGCGACTACGAGGTCGACGAGAAGAAGCGCACGGTCGGCGTGCTCGAGTCGGGCATCGCGCGCGTCGAGGACCTGCTCGGCATCGACAACCTCTACGACACGGTCAACACCCCTCTCATCGGCTACCTCAACAACGCCATCAAGGCCAAGGAGCTGTTCAAGAAGGACAAGGACTACGTCGTCATCAACGGCGAGATCCTCATCGTCGACGAGCACACCGGCCGCATGCTCCCCGGCCGTCGCTACAACGAGGGCATGCACCAGGCCATCGAGGCGAAGGAGGGCGTCGAGATCAAGAACGAGAATCAGACGCTCGCCACGATCACCCTGCAGAACTACTTCCGCATGTACGACAAGCTCTCGGGCATGACGGGTACCGCCCAGACCGAGGCGGCCGAGCTCAACTCGATCTACAAGCTCGGTGTCATCCCCATCCCGACCAACCGCCCGATGGTGCGCATCGACCAGCGCGACCTCATCTACCGCACCGAGGAGGCGAAGTACGACGCCGTCGTCGCCGACATCGCCGAGCGGTACGAGGCCGGCCAGCCGGTGCTCATCGGCACGGTCTCGGTCGAGAAGAGCGAGTACCTGAGCCAGCAGCTCAAGCGCCGCAACATCAAGCACGAGGTGCTCAACGCGAAGCAGCACGAGCGCGAGGCGGCCATCGTCGCGGAGGCCGGACGCAAGGGCGCCGTGACCGTCGCGACGAACATGGCCGGTCGTGGCACCGACATCATGCTCGGTGGCAACTCCGAGTTCCGCGCCGTCGCCGAGCTCAAGCGTCGCGGCCTCGACCCCGAGCAGACGCCGGAGGAGTACGAGGCCGCCTGGGACGAGGCCCTGGAGTCGGCCGAGCGCGAGGTCGAGACCGAGCACGAGGTCGTCACCGACCTCGGTGGCCTCTACGTCCTCGGCACCGAGCGGCACGAGTCGCGCCGCATCGACAACCAGCTGCGCGGTCGTTCCGGCCGTCAGGGCGACCCGGGCGAGTCGCGCTTCTACCTCTCGCTGCAGGACGACCTCATGCGCCTGTTCAACTCCGGCCTCGTCGACCGGTTCATGCAGAGCGCCGGCATGGAGGACGACGTGCCGATCGAGAGCAAGATGGTGACGAGCTCGATCCAGAAGGCGCAGGGCGCGGTCGAGGCCCGCAACTACGAGATCCGCAAGAACGTCCTCAAGTACGACGACGTCATGAACCGCCAGCGCCAGGTCATCTACGACGAGCGCCGTGCCGTGCTCGAGGGCCGCGACCTGCACGAGCAGCTGCGCATGTTCGTCAACGACGTCGTCGGCGGCTACGTCGACTCGGCCACGGCCGAGGGCTTCGCGGCCGACTGGGACCTCGACAAGCTGTGGGACGCGCTGCGTCAGGTGTACCCGGTGTCCCTCACGGTCGACGAGATCGACGAGCTGGCCGGCGGCCGGCAGTCGGTCACCTCCGAGCTGCTGCGCGAGCAGCTGATGTCCGACGCCCACCACGCCTACGACCAGCGCGAGGAGGCCCTCGGCGAGAAGACCATGCGCGAGGTCGAGCGCCGCGTCGTCCTCTCGGTGCTCGACCGCAAGTGGCGCGAGCACCTCTACGAGATGGACTACCTCCAGGAGGGCATCGGCCTGCGGGCCATGGCCCAGCGCGACCCGCTCATCGAGTACCAGCGCGAGGGCTACCAGCTCTTCGAGGCGATGATGGAGGCCATCAAGGAGGAGTCGGTGAGCCACCTCTTCTCCGTCGAGGTCCAGGTCACCGCGCCCACCCCGGCCCCCGGCGAGGTCGCCCCCATGTCGGTCAGCGACATGATGAGCGGCCTCTCGGGCGGGTCCGCCGCCTCGGCCGACCGCACGGGCGCCGCCGCCTACCCGCAGGGGGAGGGCGCCGTCGCCGTGGCCACCGACGAGCGCGACGGCGCGGCCGAGGTCATGGTCTCGGGGGTCGACCTCACGACGAGCAGCGACCGCCCGACCGGCCTGCGCTACTCGGCCCCGGGCGAGGACGGCGAAGCCGTGCAGACCGGTGACGCCAAGACGTTCGAGCGCAAGGCCGACCGTCGCGGCAAGAAGGTCAAGCGCAAGCGCGGCTGA
- a CDS encoding winged helix-turn-helix domain-containing protein: protein MTATRALTLAQARRVAIAAQGFLDPRPEPFAATARHVQRVLDRVGVVQIDSVNVLARSQYLPFFSRLGPYDTALLDRARDRAPRRLVEYWAHEASLVPPTTWPLLDFRMRKAAQDAWGGMRSVVRDRPDVVDRVRAEVEASGPLTSREVEAALEHDAPRPTDHWGWNWSEVKQALEYLFWAGEITSAGRTPQFERRYASLRTTAPPGIRDAWTDRPGEEADPQRFVELTRIAARAHGVASERCLADYFRLSREQVRPAVERLVADDELVPVTVPGWPRAWLHAGARMPRRVHVEALLSPFDSLVWQRERVQTLWDFHYRLEIYTPVERRVHGYYVLPFLFGDRLVARCDLKADRGAGVLRCHRTTWEPDAPPEARSALLAQLESMAAWLGLSRVDLPAAGTGGDAGSLVGERPQRLT from the coding sequence ATGACGGCCACGCGCGCGCTCACCCTCGCGCAGGCCCGGCGGGTCGCCATCGCGGCCCAGGGGTTCCTCGACCCGCGGCCCGAGCCGTTCGCCGCCACCGCCCGGCACGTCCAGCGGGTGCTCGACCGCGTCGGGGTCGTCCAGATCGACAGCGTGAACGTGCTCGCGCGCAGCCAGTACCTCCCGTTCTTCTCGCGCCTCGGGCCCTACGACACGGCGCTGCTCGACCGGGCCCGCGACCGAGCCCCGCGACGGCTCGTCGAGTACTGGGCCCACGAGGCGAGCCTCGTGCCGCCGACCACGTGGCCGCTGCTCGACTTCCGCATGCGCAAGGCCGCGCAGGACGCCTGGGGCGGGATGCGCAGCGTCGTGCGCGACCGCCCCGACGTCGTCGACCGCGTGCGCGCCGAGGTGGAGGCCTCCGGACCGCTGACGAGCCGCGAGGTCGAGGCCGCTCTCGAGCACGACGCGCCCCGTCCGACCGACCACTGGGGCTGGAACTGGTCGGAGGTCAAGCAGGCCCTCGAGTACCTCTTCTGGGCCGGCGAGATCACCTCGGCCGGGCGCACGCCCCAGTTCGAGCGGCGCTACGCCTCCCTGCGCACGACGGCACCACCCGGCATCCGCGACGCCTGGACCGACCGGCCCGGCGAGGAGGCCGACCCGCAGCGCTTCGTCGAGCTCACCCGCATCGCTGCGCGGGCGCACGGCGTGGCCAGCGAGCGCTGCCTCGCCGACTACTTCCGTCTGTCGCGCGAGCAGGTGCGCCCGGCCGTCGAGCGGCTCGTCGCCGACGATGAGCTCGTCCCCGTCACGGTGCCCGGCTGGCCGCGAGCGTGGCTGCACGCCGGGGCGCGGATGCCGCGACGGGTGCACGTCGAGGCGCTGCTCAGCCCCTTCGACTCCCTGGTCTGGCAGCGCGAGCGCGTGCAGACCCTGTGGGACTTCCACTACCGCCTCGAGATCTACACGCCCGTCGAGCGTCGGGTGCACGGCTACTACGTGCTGCCGTTCCTCTTCGGCGACCGCCTCGTCGCGCGGTGCGACCTCAAGGCCGACCGGGGCGCCGGTGTGCTGCGCTGCCACCGCACGACGTGGGAGCCGGACGCCCCGCCCGAGGCCCGGTCGGCCCTGCTCGCCCAGCTGGAGTCGATGGCCGCGTGGCTGGGCCTCTCGCGGGTCGACCTGCCCGCCGCCGGAACCGGCGGCGACGCGGGCTCGTTGGTGGGGGAGCGACCCCAGCGACTAACCTAG
- a CDS encoding response regulator, which yields MTSADVIRVLIVDDHALYRRGLQMVLGTEDGIEVVGEAADGLEAVERAEELLPDVIVMDVGLPKRGGIDAARVIRQQVPSARILMLTSSEEESNLFEAVRAGATGYLLKDVPPEEVAAGIRALHQGQSLISPLMASKLLTEFAQISRSSVVAEVAADDGLDVPRLTARELDILKRVARGRLNREIAGELFISENTVRNHIRNILDKLQMHSRMEAAMYAVRQRLIDPDE from the coding sequence GTGACCAGTGCCGACGTCATCCGCGTGCTCATCGTCGACGACCACGCGCTCTACCGCCGTGGTCTGCAGATGGTGCTCGGCACGGAGGACGGCATCGAGGTGGTCGGCGAGGCCGCCGACGGGCTCGAGGCGGTCGAGCGGGCCGAGGAGCTGCTGCCCGACGTCATTGTCATGGACGTCGGGCTGCCCAAACGCGGGGGCATCGACGCGGCCCGGGTGATCCGCCAGCAGGTGCCGTCGGCCCGCATCCTCATGCTCACGAGCTCGGAGGAGGAGTCGAACCTCTTCGAGGCCGTCCGCGCCGGGGCGACCGGCTACCTGCTCAAGGACGTCCCGCCCGAGGAGGTGGCGGCCGGCATCCGGGCCCTGCACCAGGGGCAGTCGCTCATCTCGCCGCTCATGGCCTCGAAGCTGCTCACCGAGTTCGCCCAGATCAGCCGCTCGTCCGTCGTCGCCGAAGTCGCCGCCGACGACGGCCTCGACGTCCCGCGGCTGACCGCCCGCGAGCTCGACATCCTCAAGCGCGTCGCCCGGGGCCGGCTCAACCGCGAGATCGCCGGTGAGCTGTTCATCAGCGAGAACACGGTGCGCAACCACATCCGCAACATCCTCGACAAGCTGCAGATGCACTCGCGCATGGAGGCGGCGATGTACGCCGTGCGCCAGCGCCTCATCGACCCCGACGAATGA
- the hpf gene encoding ribosome hibernation-promoting factor, HPF/YfiA family produces MEIVVTGRHVQIPDRFREQLDERLAKVPALAPKVHRIDVVVTHEKVARGSEKVEITCHAKGPVVRAEACLDDKFAALDAAVDKLMERLRRGHDKRRISRGRRQPESLARAATTLDPLEQLSDGSATASGADGPDGGVDDLDRFGAVGNSPIEVREKVHTAQPMSLEEAVDQMELVGHDFFLFHDADTDRPSVVYRRRGWSYGVLHLETPGAGSSASDADRSQATASVGA; encoded by the coding sequence GTGGAGATCGTCGTCACTGGACGCCACGTCCAGATCCCCGACCGATTCCGTGAGCAGCTCGACGAGCGGCTGGCCAAGGTGCCCGCCCTCGCGCCCAAGGTGCACCGCATCGACGTCGTCGTCACCCACGAGAAGGTGGCCCGAGGCTCCGAGAAGGTGGAGATCACCTGCCACGCCAAGGGCCCGGTCGTCCGGGCCGAGGCCTGCCTCGACGACAAGTTCGCAGCCCTCGACGCCGCCGTGGACAAGCTCATGGAGCGCCTCCGGCGGGGTCACGACAAGCGGCGCATCAGCCGCGGTCGACGCCAGCCCGAGTCCCTCGCCCGCGCCGCGACCACCCTCGACCCGCTCGAGCAGCTGTCTGACGGGTCCGCCACCGCGAGCGGCGCCGACGGGCCCGACGGCGGTGTCGACGACCTCGACCGCTTCGGGGCCGTGGGCAACTCGCCCATCGAGGTGCGCGAGAAGGTCCACACCGCGCAGCCGATGTCCCTCGAGGAGGCCGTCGACCAGATGGAGCTCGTCGGGCACGACTTCTTCCTCTTCCACGACGCCGACACCGACCGGCCGAGCGTCGTCTACCGCCGCCGCGGCTGGAGCTACGGCGTGCTGCACCTCGAGACCCCCGGCGCCGGCTCGTCCGCGTCGGACGCGGACCGCTCGCAGGCGACCGCGTCCGTCGGCGCCTGA